Proteins encoded within one genomic window of Arachis ipaensis cultivar K30076 chromosome B08, Araip1.1, whole genome shotgun sequence:
- the LOC107610735 gene encoding uncharacterized protein LOC107610735, with amino-acid sequence MDENGKDVDETRFRRTIDSLIYLTSSRFDIVQSVGVCSKFQSHPKESHLSTVKRIIRYIYGTSDFGLWYPKFDEFDIVGYCDADFAGDRIDRRSTIGICYFLRQSLNVWSSKKQATVTLSVAEAKYIALPLFSKTAFISVHYNEKEGGYPQRFSLLKTMARTKTTSRRPSTMPLDAGTSKANVGKGKKPMTKEEPPMSPPP; translated from the exons ATGGATGAAaatggcaaagatgtggatgaaactaGGTTTAGAAGAACGATCGATTCACTCATATACCTCACTTCCTCTAGATTCGACATAGTTCAAAGTGTTGGAGTTTGTTCTAAATTCCAATCACACCctaaagaatcccatctttcaaccgttaaaaggatcattagatacATTTATGGCACTTCTGATTTtggcttatggtatcctaaatTTGATGAGTTTGATATAGTAGGTtactgtgatgcagattttgctggtgatcgAATAGACCGAAGGAGCACAATCGGAATCTGCTATTTTCTTAGACAGTCACTAAATGTGTGGTCTagcaagaaacaagccactgTAACTTTGTCTGTAGCCGAGGCTAAATATATTGCT CTTCCATTATTCTCAAAAACTGCATTCATAAGTGTTCATTATAATGAGAAAGAAGGTGGCTACCCACAGAGGTTCTCTC TTCTCAAGACTATGGCTCGAACAAAAACCACTTCTCGCCGACCATCAACAATGCCTCTAGATGCTGGCACTTCTAAGGCAAATGTGGGCAAGGGTAAGAAGCCTATGACTAAGGAAGAACCACCTATGTCTCCTCCTCCTTGA
- the LOC107613682 gene encoding stem-specific protein TSJT1 has translation MLAIFHKAFANPPDELNSPASYKGSKKPKIPEETLRDFLSLHPNNTCSISFGHAAVLAYVRPDNPFSLNNQRLFCGFDDIYCVFLGSLKNLSYMNKQYGLSKGSNEAMLVIEAYKTLRDRGPYPADQVVKELDGSFAFVVYDSKVGSVFAALGSDGGVKLYWGIAADGSVVISDDLQVIKEGCAKSFAPFPTGCMFHSEGGLMSFEHPMNKLKAMPRIDSEGAMCGANFKVDKFSRVNSIPRVGSQSNWMEWDQH, from the exons ATGCTGGCCATATTCCACAAGGCTTTTGCAAATCCACCAGATGAGTTGAATAGTCCAGCTTCTTACAAAGGTTCCAAGAAGCCTAAGATTCCTGAAGAGACTCTCAGAGATTTTCTTTCCCTTCATCCAAACAACACTTGCTCTATCAGCTTTGGCCATGCTGCTGTTTTAGCTTATGTCCGCCCTGATAATCCTTTCTCTCTTAATAACCAaag GTTGTTTTGTGGGTTTGATGACATATATTGTGTGTTCTTGGGGAGCTTGAAGAATCTATCATACATGAACAAGCAGTATGGATTGTCAAAGGGAAGCAATGAAGCCATGCTTGTGATTGAAGCTTACAAGACCCTACGTGACAGAGGTCCATACCCTGCAGATCAGGTTGTCAAGGAACTTGATGGTAGCTTTGCCTTTGTTGTCTATGACAGCAAGGTTGGCAGTGTCTTTGCAGCActg GGTTCTGATGGAGGGGTGAAGTTGTATTGGGGAATTGCAGCTGATGGATCTGTGGTGATCTCTGATGATCTGCAAGTTATCAAAGAGGGTTGTGCCAAATCATTTGCTCCTTTTCCAAcag GGTGTATGTTCCACAGTGAAGGGGGTTTGATGAGCTTTGAGCACCCAATGAACAAGTTGAAGGCAATGCCAAGAATAGACAGTGAAGGTGCAATGTGTGGAGCCAATTTTAAGGTTGATAAATTCTCAAGAGTCAACAGCATTCCAAGAGTTGGAAGTCAATCTAACTGGATGGAATGGGATCAACATTag